A region from the Lolium perenne isolate Kyuss_39 chromosome 4, Kyuss_2.0, whole genome shotgun sequence genome encodes:
- the LOC127293591 gene encoding uncharacterized protein, with the protein MAAPAAVSSFPYSSSAAHRPQRRLPAAGRGTRTLLPPARTVASSRAPLVVSSPPPTPASDTATGQPKVDRSGRFCSPRAARELALMVSYAACLEGADVVRHFDRRVAARREDGYVFNKASLQSYNFMSFCGGPLEVATEEEAQKLMSQNEKDSANEAEVLSAPPRLVYNNFVLRLARDMLVAVASGWDQHVEVINKIIPQHWKDEPVARIIELCILHIAMAEMTSRGTPHKVAINEAVDLAKRFCDGGAPRIINGCLRTYVKDHINNGPSQPAESKA; encoded by the exons ATGGCAGCGCCGGCGGCCGTATCCAGCTTCCCCTATTCTTCCTCCGCAGCGCATAGACCCCAGCGCCGCCTCCCCGCCGCGGGGCGCGGCACGCGGACGCTGCTGCCGCCGGCCCGGACCGTCGCCTCCTCGCGCGCGCCGCTCGTCGTGTCCAGCCCGCCGCCAACGCCCGCTTCCGATACCGCGACAGGGCAGCCCAAGGTCGACCGGTCCGGCCGCTTCTGCAGCCCGCGCGCCGCCCGGGAGCTCGCGCT GATGGTTTCCTACGCGGCGTGCCTCGAGGGCGCCGACGTGGTGCGGCACTTCGACCGCAGGGTCGCCGCCAGAAGAG AGGACGGTTATGTTTTCAACAAGGCGAGCTTGCAGAGCTACAATTTCATGAGCTTTTGCGGGGGTCCTCTGGAGGTTGCGACAGAGGAGGAGGCCCAGAAGCTCATGAGTCAGAATGAGAAGGATTCAGCAAACG AAGCAGAAGTTCTTTCAGCCCCTCCGAGGCTGGTGTACAACAATTTTGTGTTACG ATTGGCCCGGGATATGTTGGTGGCAGTTGCCAGTGGATGGGATCAGCATGTTGAAGTCATCAACAAAATAATTCCCCAGCACTGGAAG GATGAACCTGTTGCAAGGATCATTGAACTCTGCATTCTTCATATTGCTATGGCAGAGATGACATCGAGAGGAACACCTCACAAAGTTGCCATTAATGAG GCGGTAGATCTGGCAAAACGGTTCTGTGATGGAGGTGCTCCTCGGATAATCAATGGATGCCTTAGAACATATGTAAAGGATCACATCAACAATGGCCCTAGTCAGCCAGCTGAATCAAAAGCATGA